Proteins encoded within one genomic window of Lentisphaera araneosa HTCC2155:
- the waaF gene encoding lipopolysaccharide heptosyltransferase II, producing MIPNYYQAEIGSEPDNIQRQQIPQNLQARGAIIRSVNWLGDAVMTLPAVYKIQQSLPNGAPFIILCKKNLASLWQSFPWVSEVIAMEEKHTKRRETELIRKANPGFAVIFPNSFGSAMDLFLKGIPLKIGRSGRGRGLMLNRSLPGFYRTPGEDKNHQLKEYLELAYIAGGQGWNDQFEAATPNIDKDKLAKIAYTEQRDIWLNIAPGAAFGPAKQWPAKHYAELANWWISKGGKVAILGAPGEEQVGAEVESLCPKALNLVGKTSIPELMHILAGSKFCVVNDSGAMHLAASVRAQGVAIFGSTDSFATGPLGGRWKIASTNPECSPCLQKTCPLNEDQYKCLSTVSPNMVIELLESLG from the coding sequence ATGATACCAAATTATTACCAAGCTGAGATTGGTAGCGAGCCAGACAATATCCAGCGTCAACAAATCCCACAAAACCTCCAAGCACGCGGTGCTATCATCCGATCTGTCAATTGGCTAGGCGACGCAGTCATGACTTTACCAGCAGTTTATAAAATTCAACAGAGTCTACCAAACGGCGCTCCTTTCATTATTCTATGTAAAAAAAACCTCGCTTCATTGTGGCAGAGCTTCCCCTGGGTTAGCGAGGTCATTGCTATGGAAGAAAAACATACAAAGAGAAGAGAAACTGAACTCATTAGAAAAGCCAACCCTGGCTTTGCTGTAATTTTCCCAAATTCCTTTGGGTCCGCCATGGATCTTTTCCTTAAGGGAATACCACTGAAAATTGGTCGTTCAGGTCGCGGGCGTGGCTTGATGCTAAACCGCTCTCTCCCTGGCTTTTATCGTACTCCCGGAGAAGACAAAAACCATCAACTCAAAGAGTACCTTGAACTCGCTTACATCGCTGGAGGACAAGGATGGAACGACCAATTCGAGGCCGCTACACCAAATATCGACAAAGATAAACTCGCGAAAATTGCTTATACCGAGCAAAGAGACATATGGCTGAATATTGCTCCAGGAGCCGCTTTTGGCCCCGCTAAACAATGGCCCGCAAAGCATTATGCGGAACTCGCTAATTGGTGGATTTCTAAAGGCGGCAAAGTCGCCATATTGGGCGCCCCTGGGGAAGAACAAGTTGGAGCTGAAGTCGAATCCCTATGCCCTAAAGCTCTTAATCTGGTTGGCAAAACATCTATCCCTGAACTCATGCACATCTTAGCTGGCTCAAAGTTTTGCGTCGTCAACGATAGCGGAGCCATGCATTTGGCTGCGAGTGTTCGCGCTCAAGGTGTCGCCATCTTTGGCTCAACAGATTCATTTGCCACTGGCCCACTAGGCGGTCGCTGGAAAATTGCTTCCACAAATCCAGAGTGCTCACCCTGCCTTCAAAAAACCTGTCCTCTTAATGAAGATCAATACAAATGTCTTTCGACCGTAAGCCCTAATATGGTCATTGAATTACTCGAAAGTTTGGGATAA
- a CDS encoding low molecular weight protein-tyrosine-phosphatase, with protein sequence MKKILFVCLGNICRSPAAEGVFKAKLTEQGLESDYVVDSAGTSGWHIGERADGRMIKSAAQRNYDLQSRSRKVLDSDFDEFELIIAMDRSNVRNLQKMGGGRKHRANCFLMTDFCQKYKGVEEVPDPYYDGEEGFSHVLDLLEDACDELIKRLEAKEL encoded by the coding sequence ATGAAAAAAATTCTATTTGTTTGTCTTGGAAATATATGTCGATCTCCCGCTGCCGAAGGAGTCTTTAAAGCTAAACTTACTGAACAAGGTTTGGAGTCTGATTATGTGGTAGATTCTGCAGGAACTAGCGGTTGGCATATTGGAGAAAGAGCTGATGGCCGTATGATAAAATCTGCTGCTCAGCGAAATTATGATCTTCAGTCACGTTCACGTAAAGTTTTAGATAGCGACTTTGATGAATTTGAACTGATTATTGCTATGGATAGAAGCAATGTCCGCAACCTGCAAAAAATGGGCGGTGGGCGCAAACATCGTGCGAATTGTTTTTTAATGACGGATTTTTGCCAGAAATATAAGGGAGTCGAAGAGGTGCCAGATCCTTATTATGATGGTGAAGAGGGCTTTAGTCATGTTCTCGACCTTCTTGAAGATGCCTGTGATGAACTTATCAAAAGATTAGAAGCCAAAGAGCTTTAG
- a CDS encoding OmpP1/FadL family transporter, whose protein sequence is MKKYYFAFAAFLGSALHATVALSTGTNQAALAGGGVAAPQDSTWVKLNPASIVGMGNRVDLSLEYLRPQNEIEMGSGGLPNAFESSVDDTGNLFFPHFSMVEQLDDQSAYGVALFVNSGYSSDYSGARSTPGHLGDYDRRLEYSSYKLSLVYAHEFNNGWRVGFGPNLSYARVKTDMLTLTTGQQTRGNNEWDDSFGVGFQLAVHREWDRFAFGMSYTSRVWFSEFGKYEDVTTHPLDMPNILQTGIAYKLRDNLTWTFDWQYLNWSSVKASGNDVTDGGFGWSNHNIFKTGLIWAVDEQWTLRGGYSWGEAPIDSEALFANAFAPIIIEHYLSAGFSYRVNEKWEIAGAYIHGFENSVTDNGGQIPLAEGTEVTSSVDIVNIGLTYYF, encoded by the coding sequence ATGAAAAAATATTATTTTGCCTTTGCGGCTTTTTTGGGTAGTGCACTGCACGCAACCGTAGCTTTATCAACAGGAACTAATCAGGCGGCCTTAGCTGGTGGTGGTGTGGCTGCACCTCAAGACTCTACGTGGGTAAAGTTAAACCCTGCATCCATTGTGGGTATGGGTAACCGAGTTGATTTGAGTTTAGAGTACTTAAGACCTCAGAATGAAATTGAAATGGGCTCTGGAGGTTTACCTAATGCCTTTGAGAGCAGTGTCGATGATACGGGAAACTTATTTTTCCCACATTTCTCGATGGTGGAGCAATTGGATGATCAATCAGCGTATGGTGTCGCGCTCTTTGTTAACAGTGGTTATTCCTCAGATTATTCGGGTGCACGGTCTACGCCAGGGCATTTAGGTGATTATGATAGACGCCTTGAGTATAGTTCATACAAATTGTCATTAGTCTATGCGCATGAATTTAATAATGGTTGGCGCGTTGGTTTTGGTCCTAACTTGAGCTATGCACGAGTTAAAACTGATATGTTGACATTGACAACAGGGCAGCAGACGAGAGGCAATAATGAATGGGATGATAGTTTTGGAGTAGGCTTTCAATTAGCCGTTCATCGTGAATGGGATCGCTTTGCCTTTGGTATGTCCTACACATCTCGAGTGTGGTTTTCGGAATTTGGTAAATACGAGGATGTGACAACGCATCCACTGGATATGCCCAACATATTACAGACAGGTATAGCCTATAAATTAAGAGACAATTTAACTTGGACTTTTGATTGGCAGTACCTTAATTGGAGCTCTGTAAAGGCTTCAGGCAATGATGTGACTGACGGCGGTTTTGGTTGGAGTAATCACAATATTTTTAAAACTGGGCTTATCTGGGCAGTTGATGAGCAGTGGACTTTACGCGGTGGTTATTCTTGGGGCGAGGCTCCGATTGATAGTGAAGCACTATTTGCCAATGCCTTTGCACCAATTATTATTGAGCATTATTTATCCGCAGGTTTTTCCTATAGAGTTAACGAAAAATGGGAAATCGCGGGTGCCTATATACATGGCTTTGAAAATAGTGTGACAGATAATGGAGGGCAGATTCCCTTGGCAGAAGGCACCGAAGTGACTTCCTCGGTGGATATCGTAAATATCGGCTTAACTTATTACTTTTAA
- a CDS encoding lipoate--protein ligase family protein has product MNKEEWFLWQDEEHSAAENMAIDEALMELAMDLPGPLLRLYEWQEEAVSFGYTQKFDRVPQGIKDLVRRPTGGGIVYHKHHFTYTVILPPNHWIVKDTKPVESYAWLNRCVQNALKVFSLDSSLAEQEIPRSVDRAGMVCFVTPTRYDLLLEDKKIAGSAQRRTKLGMLHQGSIECEGYDFLNAKSLREALPKGFEKVIPCNFIAYSPMTLIEGRVIELQEEKYNNKVWNQKR; this is encoded by the coding sequence GTGAATAAAGAAGAGTGGTTTCTTTGGCAAGATGAGGAGCATTCTGCCGCTGAAAACATGGCCATAGATGAGGCTCTCATGGAGCTAGCCATGGATTTACCTGGTCCGCTTTTGCGTTTATATGAATGGCAGGAGGAAGCTGTTTCCTTTGGTTATACGCAGAAATTTGACAGAGTTCCTCAAGGTATTAAAGATTTAGTTCGTCGCCCAACGGGTGGGGGGATAGTTTATCATAAGCATCACTTTACCTATACAGTTATTTTACCTCCAAATCATTGGATTGTGAAAGATACAAAGCCCGTAGAAAGCTATGCTTGGCTTAACCGTTGTGTACAAAATGCTTTGAAAGTTTTTAGTTTAGATTCGTCTCTTGCCGAACAAGAGATTCCTAGATCAGTTGACCGTGCTGGGATGGTTTGTTTTGTGACCCCAACTCGCTATGATTTACTTTTGGAAGACAAAAAAATTGCAGGCTCCGCACAAAGAAGAACGAAGTTGGGGATGCTGCATCAAGGTTCTATTGAATGTGAAGGCTATGATTTTTTAAATGCGAAAAGCTTGCGCGAAGCTTTGCCAAAGGGTTTTGAGAAAGTAATTCCCTGTAATTTTATAGCTTACTCTCCAATGACTTTGATAGAAGGTCGCGTGATTGAACTGCAAGAAGAGAAATACAATAATAAAGTATGGAATCAAAAACGCTGA
- a CDS encoding MATE family efflux transporter: MTMIYRNFVEAQKKSWRGPGGIKVLLIQATPIIITQSSDTILMFTDRYLLAGKSPIDMAAALSGGLTSFLTVTLFFGLLSQVNALSGQFTGKKSPIEASLAAGQGIMLACLFAPCLYLTLPFAKNFFSFCGHEGRLLHLETQYYQILVSAHIITLLRCVLASFFSGIGKPMIIMQSALIGVVINIPLTYALIFGKWNLPELGIVGAAWATVISSFIVLCILIYYYFSHHYRESHKTHLSIRYNPDIMRALLKLGLPAGLEFLLQLSGFNFFILIFASAGPTAAAAITITFSWELLSYLPMTGIQIAVIALSAKYIGMGKTELAERTSYNALKIAMLYSGTLAIIFFIFAPNLASAFTNGELNETSQMASTMLRIACVYMTFDAIHLVYAGILKGAGDLIYPTCLTFFIFWGACILAYIEINILELSPIKVWWSFTILIIAIGILYYQRFRTGIWKTKKII, translated from the coding sequence ATGACCATGATTTATCGCAACTTTGTAGAAGCTCAAAAAAAATCTTGGCGTGGCCCTGGCGGGATTAAAGTCTTATTAATTCAAGCCACTCCCATTATTATCACTCAATCCAGTGATACCATCCTCATGTTTACCGACCGCTATCTACTCGCAGGAAAATCCCCGATCGATATGGCGGCCGCACTTTCTGGGGGGCTCACTTCCTTTCTCACCGTAACTCTCTTCTTCGGCTTACTCTCCCAAGTCAACGCACTCTCAGGACAATTCACTGGGAAGAAATCACCTATTGAAGCCTCGCTAGCCGCAGGACAAGGCATCATGCTCGCCTGCCTCTTTGCCCCCTGTTTATATCTTACTTTACCTTTCGCCAAAAACTTCTTTTCATTTTGTGGTCACGAAGGCCGCCTACTTCATTTAGAAACTCAATATTACCAAATACTCGTTTCGGCTCACATCATCACTTTGCTAAGATGTGTTTTAGCCAGCTTCTTCTCTGGAATTGGTAAGCCTATGATCATTATGCAGAGCGCCCTTATAGGTGTCGTCATTAACATCCCACTTACCTATGCTTTGATATTTGGGAAATGGAATCTGCCCGAACTCGGCATAGTCGGTGCTGCGTGGGCTACAGTCATTTCCTCTTTCATAGTCCTGTGTATCTTGATTTATTATTACTTCAGCCACCACTACCGCGAAAGCCATAAAACTCACCTCAGTATTCGCTACAATCCTGATATCATGCGAGCACTGCTTAAACTAGGCCTCCCAGCAGGATTGGAATTCTTACTTCAACTATCGGGGTTTAATTTTTTCATTCTTATCTTTGCATCGGCCGGGCCCACAGCAGCGGCGGCCATAACTATCACCTTTAGTTGGGAACTCCTCTCTTATTTACCGATGACAGGCATACAAATTGCCGTAATTGCGCTGAGCGCAAAATATATAGGCATGGGAAAAACTGAATTAGCTGAACGCACGAGTTATAACGCTCTAAAAATCGCCATGTTATATTCGGGTACACTCGCCATCATTTTTTTCATCTTTGCTCCTAACCTTGCCAGCGCCTTCACTAATGGCGAGCTCAATGAAACGAGTCAAATGGCTAGTACAATGCTGAGAATTGCCTGTGTATATATGACTTTTGATGCCATTCACCTCGTTTATGCAGGTATCCTCAAAGGTGCTGGTGATCTGATTTACCCGACTTGTCTGACTTTTTTTATTTTCTGGGGTGCGTGCATACTCGCTTACATAGAAATAAATATCTTGGAGCTAAGCCCTATAAAAGTTTGGTGGAGTTTCACCATCCTCATCATCGCCATAGGCATTTTATACTACCAAAGATTTCGTACTGGCATTTGGAAGACGAAGAAAATCATCTAA
- a CDS encoding DUF6576 domain-containing protein yields MLSDREYIKTKGPEKWPLLKVILGVAVLINVAVFLTAGRLWDSFALSLVGLKSGWIWQLFTSFFLASSDQLFSFVFDLLIFYFAAQRLEEAYGESRLRLLYKKLFAAIAIAMPVLLLLFFYQSFAFLSALMLGTVCAYGWTYYSVKARFYIFFVLPLDLSGKNILTLIALYAVLVAATHQWSILIVYSLVAYVAYDHCKKKKKKRKNKQKGQKQEKKPVKRNEMQRGFKRIVKEDLADPEIDAILDKILAQGMDSLTAKEKEILESRSSSSEKP; encoded by the coding sequence ATGCTAAGTGATAGAGAATATATCAAAACTAAAGGGCCTGAAAAGTGGCCTTTGTTAAAGGTGATTCTTGGTGTTGCAGTGCTTATTAATGTTGCGGTTTTTTTAACTGCGGGGCGTTTATGGGATTCCTTTGCGCTGAGTTTAGTCGGTCTAAAATCAGGTTGGATTTGGCAGCTTTTCACCAGCTTTTTCTTAGCGTCTTCCGATCAGCTTTTTTCATTTGTCTTTGATCTACTCATTTTTTATTTTGCTGCACAGCGCTTAGAAGAAGCTTATGGTGAATCACGTTTGCGGCTCTTGTACAAAAAGCTTTTTGCGGCCATCGCCATTGCGATGCCTGTTTTATTACTTTTATTTTTTTATCAATCCTTTGCGTTTTTATCTGCTTTGATGTTAGGGACAGTGTGTGCCTATGGATGGACTTATTATTCAGTGAAAGCGAGGTTTTACATATTTTTTGTTTTGCCTTTGGATCTTAGTGGAAAGAATATTTTGACACTTATTGCTTTGTATGCAGTTTTGGTGGCAGCAACCCATCAATGGTCCATTTTAATTGTTTATTCCTTGGTAGCGTATGTGGCTTATGATCATTGTAAAAAGAAAAAAAAGAAGCGTAAGAACAAGCAGAAAGGTCAAAAGCAAGAGAAGAAGCCTGTAAAACGCAATGAAATGCAAAGAGGATTTAAGCGGATTGTTAAAGAAGATCTTGCTGACCCCGAAATAGATGCGATTTTAGACAAGATTTTAGCTCAGGGTATGGATAGTCTGACTGCTAAAGAAAAAGAAATATTAGAATCAAGGAGCTCGTCGAGTGAAAAGCCTTAA
- a CDS encoding TrmH family RNA methyltransferase, which yields MNSSLPRKIKQEFIKLKTRGGRRKSNYFLCEGKRCCDEALKYAANSIECCVVAQEKADLDFLDMKFVLSEKEMSELSLTENPQGILMLMKKPDKVECPSSLKPFVLVLDGVAEPGNMGTILRTALAVGLERVILTSGTVDPYNAKAVRAGMGAQFRLEFIYVESLESLSQDFPEAKFWLTSPRADISLYNKGFDLSGSFLVFGEEGDGIKDFSVGERVTIPMPGDTESLNVAQAATLFLFEGVRRNLL from the coding sequence ATGAATAGTTCCCTTCCACGTAAAATTAAGCAAGAGTTTATAAAATTAAAAACTCGTGGTGGTCGTCGTAAATCCAATTACTTTCTATGTGAAGGAAAGCGTTGTTGTGACGAGGCCTTAAAGTACGCAGCTAATTCAATAGAATGTTGTGTTGTGGCTCAAGAGAAGGCAGACTTAGATTTCTTGGATATGAAGTTTGTCTTATCCGAAAAAGAAATGTCTGAATTGAGTTTAACAGAAAATCCTCAGGGAATTTTGATGTTGATGAAGAAACCGGATAAAGTTGAATGCCCATCCAGTTTGAAACCCTTTGTCTTAGTTTTAGATGGTGTGGCGGAGCCTGGTAACATGGGGACGATTTTAAGAACCGCTCTTGCTGTTGGTTTGGAGCGCGTCATTTTAACCTCTGGTACAGTTGACCCTTATAATGCAAAAGCCGTACGAGCTGGCATGGGGGCCCAATTTCGCTTAGAATTTATTTATGTGGAATCATTGGAGTCCCTTTCTCAGGACTTTCCTGAAGCTAAGTTTTGGCTTACGAGTCCAAGAGCTGATATATCCTTATATAATAAGGGCTTCGATTTATCGGGAAGTTTTTTAGTCTTTGGTGAAGAAGGTGATGGTATTAAAGATTTCTCAGTGGGAGAGCGTGTAACTATTCCGATGCCAGGCGATACAGAATCTTTAAATGTGGCTCAAGCAGCAACATTATTCCTGTTCGAAGGTGTCCGCCGCAATTTGTTATAA
- a CDS encoding DUF4197 family protein yields the protein MKSLKLMYLSALTCFVGCADLQDVMPGMSYSDRTLLEGIQACASYSMEKAVADLDGQKLGDKFWGSKAEELDEFETILTKLKKEEELKEVRALLNETISTVLKQEAVSFNKQIVTLHVVEDPEVLMESSNRAITDYYMGNLKVQGQVGDVILKVMQANGAQEKFLKLKQIYNDIPYLEDQFDLALHSQLSSFLLAEITERMAHHEQELRRNPLLRKTKILKKTFADYDPV from the coding sequence GTGAAAAGCCTTAAATTAATGTACTTATCGGCCTTAACTTGTTTTGTCGGTTGTGCTGATCTACAAGATGTAATGCCTGGGATGAGTTATAGTGATCGAACTTTGCTCGAGGGCATACAAGCTTGTGCAAGTTACTCGATGGAGAAAGCTGTTGCGGATTTAGATGGGCAAAAATTGGGGGATAAGTTTTGGGGCTCAAAGGCGGAAGAATTAGATGAGTTTGAAACGATTTTAACAAAACTTAAAAAAGAAGAAGAACTAAAAGAAGTTCGAGCTCTTTTAAATGAAACTATATCCACTGTTTTGAAGCAGGAAGCAGTTTCATTTAACAAGCAAATTGTGACTTTACATGTTGTGGAAGACCCTGAGGTTTTAATGGAGTCAAGTAATCGAGCCATTACTGATTATTATATGGGGAACTTAAAAGTCCAAGGTCAGGTGGGTGATGTGATTTTAAAAGTTATGCAAGCAAATGGCGCACAAGAAAAGTTCCTCAAGCTTAAACAAATTTACAACGATATTCCCTACTTAGAGGATCAGTTTGATTTAGCTTTACATAGTCAGTTGAGTTCATTTCTTCTGGCTGAAATAACTGAGCGTATGGCTCACCATGAGCAAGAGTTAAGAAGAAATCCCCTGTTAAGGAAAACTAAAATCTTAAAGAAAACTTTTGCTGACTACGACCCCGTCTAA
- a CDS encoding FtsW/RodA/SpoVE family cell cycle protein: MRGQKFQSLPDWVKRLSRFDLSLTLCTVCLLIISVTYINGIGEQVQGFLANYGTKQIQWIIVGGVACTVVAVIDYNYYGHFWWQIYVFGLIMLVSVLLFGQTINGAKSWIKLGPITLQTAEIAKPCTIVALSWFASQAHRKLSEFWHVIPVICIGFLPAFLVGLQPDFGSASTFIPVTVAVLFVAGIRKRYIIYPILAIAIMTPILYFLLQDHQKKRIDVFVHPVSHPVAIARGKKLAEKNELPIKCMERMELMRSPYKYINELITIKKLALAHGMEHKKITPILTSRRPDKTLLQEFKNKNITISKDLYNEKPDVFTSLKQFYLAEGWHARQSLLSIGSGGLNGKGIGNSTQVRLGFLPQTVSTTDSLYAVIAEEGGFRMGTLVILLELGLFISAFRIACYAQNAFGKYMAISIAVLFLYHTYINVGMAMGVAPLIGIPLPFISYGGSSIVSSLICIGILQSIYIHRKGIESAEKLKELKT; this comes from the coding sequence ATGAGAGGACAAAAATTCCAGTCTTTACCTGATTGGGTGAAACGCCTTAGTCGCTTTGACTTAAGTTTGACTTTATGCACGGTTTGCCTGCTTATTATCAGCGTGACCTATATAAATGGAATCGGAGAACAAGTACAGGGCTTTCTAGCTAATTATGGAACTAAGCAAATCCAATGGATTATTGTTGGCGGAGTCGCTTGCACAGTGGTAGCCGTAATCGATTACAATTACTACGGTCATTTTTGGTGGCAGATCTATGTTTTCGGCTTAATCATGCTGGTAAGTGTCCTATTATTCGGCCAAACCATCAACGGTGCAAAAAGCTGGATCAAACTGGGTCCGATCACACTTCAAACTGCGGAGATCGCAAAACCCTGCACCATTGTTGCCCTCTCTTGGTTTGCTTCGCAAGCTCACAGAAAGTTAAGTGAATTCTGGCACGTCATCCCCGTAATTTGCATTGGGTTTTTGCCCGCATTTCTCGTGGGTCTCCAACCTGACTTTGGGTCTGCCAGTACTTTCATTCCAGTCACTGTTGCCGTACTATTTGTTGCTGGCATTCGAAAGCGCTACATCATCTACCCAATTTTAGCCATCGCTATCATGACCCCCATTCTCTACTTCTTGCTACAGGATCACCAAAAGAAACGTATTGATGTGTTTGTACACCCCGTATCCCACCCCGTAGCAATTGCGAGAGGTAAGAAACTCGCTGAAAAAAATGAGCTTCCTATCAAATGCATGGAACGCATGGAACTAATGCGTAGCCCTTACAAATACATCAATGAACTAATTACTATCAAAAAACTAGCTTTAGCGCATGGTATGGAGCACAAAAAAATAACGCCGATTCTCACATCAAGACGCCCCGATAAAACTCTCCTACAAGAGTTCAAAAATAAGAATATCACAATCTCCAAAGATCTCTATAACGAAAAACCTGATGTCTTCACAAGCTTAAAACAATTTTACCTAGCCGAAGGCTGGCATGCGCGCCAATCATTATTAAGCATAGGCAGCGGGGGCCTCAATGGTAAAGGCATAGGAAACAGTACACAAGTGCGACTCGGATTCCTTCCTCAAACAGTTTCCACCACAGACTCACTTTACGCGGTCATTGCCGAAGAAGGTGGATTCCGCATGGGCACACTAGTTATCCTACTTGAATTAGGCCTTTTCATAAGCGCTTTTCGAATTGCCTGCTATGCGCAAAATGCTTTCGGCAAGTACATGGCCATCTCTATTGCCGTCTTATTCTTATACCACACATATATAAATGTAGGCATGGCAATGGGGGTTGCACCTTTAATCGGGATCCCACTCCCCTTCATTAGCTATGGCGGCTCTTCAATTGTGTCTTCTTTAATATGTATTGGTATCCTTCAGAGCATTTACATACATAGGAAGGGAATTGAATCTGCTGAAAAACTTAAAGAACTTAAGACTTGA
- a CDS encoding glycerate kinase, with amino-acid sequence MRLVFAFDSFKGTIDARDLCEIAVKKFAEWEPTWECIPMPLADGGENTAEIIAGNLQGKISSMGQVQGPVKAMSCEGHYVELPGKRAVVEMAHCSGLAQLGLEGKEPLNSNTFGTGQVLRYLIDQGFEEILLTLGGSATNDGGTGAAAAMGWKFINNHGDEFVPNGGTLLNIVDIIAPQDFDSWPKISALCDVQNPMTGAQGAAYIFGPQKGANKDQILLIDEGLKHLAKLFSAQLSKDVEDLPGTGAAGAFGGGAMAMMNADLVPGIETILDWFKADEVLQAADYLITGEGCLDMTSFGGKVVGGVSQRYGAKSELGLAAIAGAVKINADFAKQKGLSYVGECRKADQSEVDAFSNAKQNYIDALEEFYRFLKS; translated from the coding sequence ATGAGATTAGTTTTTGCTTTTGATTCGTTTAAAGGGACGATTGATGCCCGAGATTTGTGTGAGATTGCAGTGAAGAAATTTGCTGAATGGGAACCGACTTGGGAATGTATACCTATGCCATTGGCAGATGGTGGAGAAAATACTGCTGAAATTATCGCAGGAAATTTACAAGGTAAGATTTCCTCGATGGGGCAAGTGCAAGGACCAGTTAAGGCGATGTCATGCGAAGGGCATTATGTAGAGTTGCCCGGAAAACGAGCAGTTGTGGAGATGGCACATTGTTCGGGTTTAGCGCAATTGGGCTTAGAGGGTAAAGAGCCGCTGAATAGTAATACATTTGGAACGGGACAAGTTTTACGCTATCTAATTGATCAAGGATTTGAAGAGATTTTATTGACTCTGGGTGGTAGTGCGACAAATGATGGTGGAACTGGCGCAGCAGCGGCCATGGGCTGGAAGTTTATCAATAATCATGGTGATGAGTTTGTTCCGAATGGTGGAACCCTTTTGAATATAGTTGATATAATAGCGCCTCAAGATTTTGATTCTTGGCCGAAAATATCCGCTCTTTGTGATGTGCAAAATCCCATGACAGGTGCGCAAGGGGCAGCCTATATTTTTGGACCTCAAAAAGGCGCGAATAAAGATCAGATTTTACTAATCGATGAAGGTTTAAAACATCTGGCAAAGTTGTTTAGTGCTCAGTTGTCGAAAGATGTCGAAGATCTGCCTGGCACAGGTGCCGCTGGAGCTTTTGGCGGAGGGGCGATGGCCATGATGAATGCTGACTTGGTTCCTGGTATCGAGACTATTTTGGATTGGTTTAAAGCCGATGAAGTTTTGCAAGCAGCGGATTATTTGATAACTGGAGAGGGCTGTTTAGATATGACCTCTTTTGGTGGAAAAGTTGTGGGAGGTGTGAGTCAACGTTATGGCGCTAAGTCTGAATTGGGGCTAGCTGCGATTGCGGGTGCAGTAAAAATTAATGCGGACTTCGCAAAGCAAAAGGGCTTATCTTATGTGGGTGAATGTCGAAAAGCGGATCAGTCGGAAGTAGATGCATTTTCTAATGCTAAGCAAAACTACATCGATGCCTTAGAAGAATTTTATCGTTTTCTCAAGTCTTAA
- the ylqF gene encoding ribosome biogenesis GTPase YlqF, which yields MINFDFSFVKGVGWYPGHMLKATRDIRKQLKLVDVVMILTDARTPVSALNEGLIKITSTKPTLIVLNKADLAEDEKTLDWAEHLKSKYENCDYVITETINRRGLKQITNTARQLIKEDRKKKGATRPLFRPIRLMIAGVPNVGKSSLINALNRKKSARTGPRPGVTRSQQWITLADDMELLDTPGIMPPGNPLVECGLRLGLINAVKQDLIGKSLLVTYLMSQAFKHENYAYLKSLGVAFPVKDYDDILTTIAAKMGYKLPGDEPDIRKTEEFILRSYTDGKFGKMTLDTPPDFQAPGDVKILWPDAKINLDIEDEEN from the coding sequence GTGATTAATTTTGACTTCTCATTCGTAAAAGGCGTCGGCTGGTATCCTGGTCACATGCTAAAAGCAACCCGCGATATTCGCAAACAGCTCAAACTGGTTGACGTGGTTATGATTCTCACTGACGCAAGAACTCCCGTGTCAGCTCTCAATGAAGGTTTAATCAAAATAACTTCAACGAAGCCGACGCTCATCGTCCTTAACAAAGCGGATTTAGCCGAAGATGAAAAAACTCTTGACTGGGCTGAACACCTAAAATCCAAGTACGAAAACTGTGATTACGTCATCACAGAAACTATTAATCGACGTGGCCTGAAGCAAATCACAAACACGGCACGCCAACTCATCAAAGAAGATCGCAAGAAAAAAGGCGCCACTCGCCCTCTTTTCCGTCCCATCCGCCTGATGATTGCCGGCGTCCCCAATGTTGGTAAATCATCTTTAATCAATGCACTCAATCGCAAGAAATCAGCTCGCACGGGTCCACGCCCTGGTGTCACACGTTCGCAGCAATGGATCACCTTAGCTGATGATATGGAATTACTCGACACTCCGGGCATCATGCCCCCAGGCAATCCTTTAGTAGAATGCGGCTTACGCCTTGGCCTCATCAATGCCGTTAAACAAGACCTCATCGGTAAAAGTTTACTCGTCACTTACCTCATGTCTCAGGCATTTAAACATGAAAACTATGCCTACCTCAAAAGCCTAGGCGTCGCATTTCCAGTAAAGGATTACGATGACATCCTTACCACGATTGCGGCAAAAATGGGCTATAAACTTCCTGGTGATGAACCCGACATTCGCAAAACCGAAGAATTCATCTTACGCTCTTACACAGACGGTAAATTCGGAAAGATGACCTTGGATACTCCCCCTGATTTCCAAGCTCCTGGAGATGTTAAAATCCTTTGGCCAGACGCAAAGATCAACTTAGATATAGAAGACGAAGAAAACTAA